The Coffea arabica cultivar ET-39 chromosome 6e, Coffea Arabica ET-39 HiFi, whole genome shotgun sequence genome contains the following window.
ATTGGTAGTTGAAGCCTACTTTTCGAAATTGACATTTTTGAAATTAAGTTTTAAGCTCTAGTTTCCACAATATGTTTGGACCACATTTGTGGTTTTGATTAGCTCATTTATTTCAAGAGTTACATCACCAGGGTTGTTCCTTGACTCAACCCTAATTCATTTTCTTACTCAAAAATGTCTCGCGCATCTGACATGATAATTCAATGGGAACAACAAACCATCATGGCACTTTCACTGAGAAAGTCTCATctcgaaaaaaaaggaaacatctTAATTTAGTAATTTGGCAATTAACCAAACTAATTGTAGGAGAATCTAGTTCCTCTGCGATTGTGGGAAGAATCGAACCATCTTGTAGCCAGTCTAAGATTGAGGTCAATACATGTTAGTAAAAATTAGGCTGGTACAATATAggaaagaataaatataaacTGAAAAAGGATGGAGATAGAAAATAACAATCCGAGGCTTGTGAGCACAATTTCCTTAAAACAGATTCGCCTCCTACAGGTAGAGTGCTCGAGGTTAAGTAGGTGTCTGTCTCCCAGAATACAACGGATTAAAGGTGAATATGTTATCACCAAACTTCTTCACCACAGCGAACTCGAACTAGAGCAATATGGAACACTATAAAAGATGAAGatgcaaaagaataaaaaaaaaattggagagaGAGCTctgtttttaaaacaaaataaaaagagagttaTTTATAGATCCTGGCCAAGGGTGATTGTAGAAATTGGAAACAAATGTTAAATTCCATTTAATTATCTTCACATTTATCAAAGTACCACATTCACGTACATACATGTATTCTCGATAAGAAAACTCCAAATTCATGTATTAACAATTACGTACATAAATACTTAATTCCTAAGTACATGAATCCTAGGTACATGAATCTTCAGGTACATGAATGATAGATAATTATCCTTGGATTCTATCAAGAGTGCCATTATAAGAACGATTTTCTCATTCACTCTATaatgaatttttccatttttccaacaatccccCACATGAATGAAAAAATTGTTTCGAATTTGACTCTACAGTAGTGTCCCACAACTGAAACCTGCATAAGATAGGTTGGTGTTACCCTTTGAACCTTCTCTCGTGAAATACACTTACTTTACTGGCAATCCAGTAGACATGATGTCTTTGAACTGTCCCGCTTTTCAGTGTAAATAAACCATATATTTCACACAGGAATCATGCTCCATTTGCTCAGTTCTCATAGTTATGTTCGTTTTGGCCATGAACATCAGCCTGGTTCAACAAGAGTTTTTAGAATTGAGCCCTAAACAATTCTCTTTTGAAGCGGCTCCACTTCACTCTCACATAGGTGATTTCTTAAGTCTCTAGTAATTAATTACTGCACTTAAGAATCATTAAAGCACACCATTGTGCTATCCTCAATTCTTCTTTGCGTCATTGTTTCATTATGGAATGGGTCTAAGGATATCCCCCCCACAATGACTATGCTAAGTCCTTATAATTAGGTTGTCCCTTTGAACCTAGATATTGGGATCTCCAGTCAGCTAGGTTGGGTTTCCTTTATAACACTTAGCCTTCCATGGGCTTTAGTCCCATTCCCTTTGCCATTTTTTCAACCAACTCTCTATTCAATCCTTTGGTTAGCGGATCCGCTATGTTATCCTTTGATTTCACATAATCAATAGAGATAACTCCTATTGAGAGTAGTTGTTTAATGGTATTGTGCCTACGACGTATATGTCTAGACTTACCATTATATATGTGATTCTGTGCTCTTCCAATTGCTGATTGACTATCACAATGAATACATATTGGTGGCACAGGTTTTTCCCATTTTGGAATGTCCTCAAGGAAATGGTGTAGCTATTCAGCTTCTTCTCCACATTTATCCAAGGCAATGAATTCAGATTCCATTGTAGACCTAGCTACAATAGTTTGTTTAGAAGACTTCCAGGATACTGCCCCACCGGCAAGTGTGAACACATATCCACTTGTAGATTTTGAATCTTTTATATCAGATATCCAATTTGCATCAGCGTACCCTTCTAGAACAGCAGGGTATCTAGTGTAATGCAGTCCATAGTTCCGAGTGTACCGTAGGTATTTAAGTACCCTTGAAATTGCTTTCCAATGATTAGCACTCGGATTGCTTGTAAATCTACTCAATTTGCTCACTGCATATGCAATGTCAGGTCTAGTGCAACTCATTAAATACATTAGACTTCCAATGATTTGTGAGTATTCTACTTGAGAAATACTCTCTCCTCTATTCTTAGATAGATGGAAACTATTGTCTaatggagttcttgcaattccAGAATCATTCTTATTGAATTTTTCTAGAATCTTGTCCACATAATGAGTTTGGCTCAAGACCAAGCCGTCTGATATTCTTGTAATTTTAACTCCTAAAATTACATCAACAAGCCCCATATCTTTCAtgttaaattttgaattcaacATGTCTTTGGTAGACTTGACCATTTTGTCATTACTACCAACAATAAGTATGTCATCTACATAAAGACATAAGATGACATAGCCATGTTCTGTTTCTTTAGTGTAGACACATTTGTCACACTCATTTATTTTGTATCCATTAGTTATCATTGCATTGTCGAACTTTTCATGCCATTTTTTTGGCGCTTGTTTTAGTCCATACAATGATTTTACCAATTTACAGACTTTATTTCCTGTTCCCGGAGTTATGAAACCCTCAGGTTGCTTCATGTAGATTTCTTCATCTAAATCACCATTTAAGGAAGCCGTCTTTACATCCATTTGATGTATCTCTAGATTTCTCAATGCAGCAGTAGCAAGAATCATTCTGATAGAATTTATTCTCGTAACAGGAGAataagtatcaaaataatcCAAACCTTCTTGTTGCTTGTATCCTTTGATTACAAGTCTGGCTTTGTACTTATCGATAGAGCCATCaggtttcattttccttttaaagaTCCATTTGGATCCTAAAGGTTTACAACCAGGAGGAAGATCCACTAACTCCCATGTGTGATTCTGTAAAATAGAATCAACCTCACTTTTTATTGTTTCTTTCCACAAAAATCCTTCAGAAGAACTTACAGCTTCTGTATAGGTTTGTGGTTCCTTTTCTAATAGAAAAGTTGTAAAATAATCTCCAAATGATTTTTCCACTCTAGCCCTTTTGCTACGTCTCGGTTCATCTTGTTGAATCAAGTTATGATCATGTTTTTCTTGATTCATGACTTCATGTATTCGTTTTGATGAACTTGATGCACCATTTGATTTACAAGGAAACACATCTTCAAAGAATGAAGCATTCCTTGATTCCATTTTGTGTATATCCGAAATTTCTGAATTATACACAAGAAACCGATAAGCAGCACTATTATGTGCATAGCCTATAAAGATACAATCCACAGTTCTAGGACCTATATTTATTCTCTTTGGTGTTGGAATAGCCACTTTTGCAAGACACCCCCACACTTTCAAGTATTTGTAGGATGGTCTCCTACCTTTCCATAACTCATAAGgagttttatcttgtttttTTCGGGGTACCCTATTTAAAAGGTAATTGCTTGACAAAATAGCTTGACCCCACATATTTTGAGGTAATCGTGAACTTAGTAACATCGCATTCATCATTTCCTTTAATGTGCGATTTTTCCGTTCAACAACACCATTTGATTGTGGTGAGTAAGGTGCAGTTACTTCATGAACAATTTCATATTTTGCACAATAATCACCAATAGGTGTTTCATATTCACCACCTCTATCACTTCTTAACCTTTTAATTCTCCGGTTAAGTTGATTTTCAACTTCATTCTTGTAGAGAATGAATTTTTTCAAGGCTTCATCtttacttttgagcaaaaacacATAACAGTATTTTGCgcaatcatcaatgaaagtgataaaatatttattaCCACCTCTTGTTTGAACAAATTTCAAATCACAGACATCTGTGTGAATCAATTCAAGGGGTTCGGTGTTTCTTTCAATTGTTTGAAAAGATGACCTTGTTAATTTTGCTTCTACGCAAATCTCGCATTtatggtttgaattgatttgaaaGGAAGGAATATGATCCAAGTTAATTAGTCTACGCAAAATATCATAATTAACATGACCTAGTCTACCATGCCATAAATTGGAAGACTCAAGCAAATAAGCAAAAGACTTATTCTTATTATCCACAATAGTCATTACATTCAATTTGAACAACCCATCGGTTGTATATCCTTTCCCTACATACATTCCAGATTTGGATAATATAACTTTATCCGATTCAAAAACCATGCGAAAGCCATGCTTGTTCAGCAATGATCCAGAAACAAGGTTCTTGCGGATTTCTGGCACATATAGAATATCGTTTAAAGTCAATGTTTTGCCGGAAGTCATCTTTAGCAGCACCTTACCTTGACCTTCAATAGCAGATGAGACAGAGTTCCCTATGAACATTTTTTCACCTTCAATTTTTTCAAAGGTAGTGAACAGGTCTTTGTTTGTGCAAACATGTCTTGTAGCTCCAGTGTCAATCCACCATTCTTTCGGATTTGACCCCATCATATTCACTTCAGAAACCACAGCAGTCAGGTTCATGTTTTCCATGTCTCCCTCGATTCTATCAAGCAAGTTCGCTTcatgcttcttcttctttggaaGCTTACATTCAGAGGACTTGTGACCTTTTTTGTCACAGTTGAAGCACTTCCCTTGGAATTTCTGCTTAGAGATTTTCCCTTTTGCCCCAAAATTTCGATTTGGCTTTTTGCCTTTGGAGTTTTGCTCTTGCTTATACTCCACAATATTTGTTTTAGCATCAAAAGAATTTAATGCCTTGCAATCGGAACCCCTGTTGTCTTCTTCAATTCGAAGTCTAACAATAAGGACCTCCATACTTATCTCTTTGCGCTTGTGCTTGAGATAGTTCTTGAAATCCTTCCACCCAGGAggtaacttttcaataacagcAGCTACTTGAAAAGTTTCACTCAAAATCATGCCTTCAACTAGAATCTCATGCAAGATAATCTGAATTTCTTGCACCTGACTGATAAGAGTCTTGGAATCCACCATTTTATAGTCTAGAAATTTTCCGACGACAAATTTCTTTGCCCTGGCATCTTTGGTTTTATATTTCCGATCCAAGTATTCCCACAATGCCTTCGCCGTCTTGTGTACTTGATACACGTTATACAGCGAGTCATGCAAGCAGTTCATGATATAATTTCGACAAAGGAAATCGGAGTGCTTCCAAGCATCAATAGCACTGACAGCTTGTGCATCAGTTAATCCCTTAGGCAGTTTTGGAGCATTCTCACTTAAGAATCTCGAGAGATTCAATGTTGTCAAATAGAACAGCATCTTTTGTTGCCATGTCTTGAAGTTCAGGCCATGGAACTTCTCAGGTTTCTCACTATGGTTGGTAGAAACCATAGGAGTAATCATTCCTTCAGGTCGTTTCACAATAGTGCCAGACGCAGAGGCATCAAAAGTAGAAATGTTGGTTTCTCTTCCTGTATTGTCAGCCATTGAGAATAGAAACTGTTTTAAGACTGTTAGTAAAAATTAGGCTGGTACAATATAggaaagaataaatataaacTGAAAAAGGGTAGAGATAGAAAATAACAATCCGAGACTTGTGAGCACAATTTCCTTAAAACAGATTCGCCCCCTACAGGTAGAGTGCTCGAGGTTAAGTAGGTGTCTGTCTCCCAGGATACAACGGATTAAAGGTGAATATGTTATTACCAAACTTCTTCACCACAGCGAACTCGAACTAGAGCAATATGGAGCACTATAAAAGATGAAGatgcaaaagaataaaaaaaaaattggagagaGAGCTctgtttttaaaacaaaataaaaagagagttaTTTATAGATGCTGGCCAAGGGTGATTGTGGAAATTGGAAACAAATGTTAAATTCCATTTAATTATCTTCACATTTATCAAAGTACCACATTCACGTACATACATGTATTCTCGATAAGAAAATTCCAAATTTATGTATTAACAATTACGTACATAAATACTTAattcctaagtacaagaatcctaGGTACATGAATCTTCAGGTACATGAATGATAGATAATTATCCTTGAATTCTATCAAGAGTGCCATTATGAGAACGATTTTCTCATTCACTCTACAAtggatttttccatttttccaacaatacaaCCCAACTCAATCTCAACtattcatttcaaaatttattgatttaaaaaaaatgatcgaGATCGAGTTGAGCTATACTATCCCGATTTCATACCAATGGGTACTCTTGCCAATTGCCAACAACAGGAGAGATCCGCATCCTTGTGATGGGTACTGAGAATTTGGAACTATCATGGAAGTGACACTGAGTCACTTGACAAGTTAGCCCCCCAAAGTTGAACAGTGATCTTGTGTGAATGAGCCACAAGAACTGGTGGAAGATTTTGTTTTGTACCAGAAGTTTTGGTAGATTGCTCCAAAAAATGATTGGTTGAGGCGTGACGACCCAACTGCAATGAAGAAACAAAACTGGAAAGTTATGGTTATAAATCAGCCAAGCTTCAATACAACACATCACAATTCTACTTGGTTTCCCATTTCCCTCCCATATTGTCATATTATTGGTGCTCTAAAAGCTTGATTAATTTGCTTGTCCAGTAATGTTGACTTGTGCCCCTTATGGTTGGATGAGAATAAACTATCAGTACAATAAACCGACTAAGACTGGGCATACCTAGATTAACGGCTGTGAGCTAGTTTCGTTACTTCTTTAGGGTACGAAATAAACACTGGGGTCACGGTTTTATATAGCCGTGTTTTTCCCGTGCAAATTAAATTGTCGGCCCAAAAGGAGGAAAAACATAAGGAATCATTTGTGTGTTTTTTCCTATAAACACACAATGATGCACTTGTAATCACTGGAGATTAAATAGGATTATGCTCTCAAATCTCAGTAATTCAAACTGTGCAGATAGTTTTGTCTCTCAAAAATTGTTCATCTTCTGATAACCATTTTGATTTTTCATACTTGCAATCAATCAAAATACACTAATCATGCTCCAAACTTTACAAAAGTCAACTCATTATTTATCCTTCGACATCGTCCTACATTTCTGGAACCAGTTTTTTTTGGCTGCATGTTTTGGACTCATTCTACAGCACAGATGCTCCATGAGATTCATTATTGCTTCTTTTAGCATCATGAACAAGGAGTAAATGATTATGGACTATGTGAGCTCTAGAAAAATCAGGCTGATCCGTTTTTATTCAATGATGACTTTGAGATATAGTCCTACAAACATCGAGGGATGGAACACAAACCAGTTAACCACCCATAAACGGGAGTTGAATATGGTGTCAAGTAATTTTTTGATAAGTTTAAAGACTTGATTCACTGGGTTGCGAGTGATGGGGTTAGCCGTTACATTTCCAACAGTGATAGTCTCATTTAGAATCCTATTGCATCAGGTGCGTGCTCGTTCTTCTAGAACCAAATCACTTTCAAGTCCCACGATTCATGCCAAGTCTTCTTCCTTAGTTTGATTCCTTGCTAATTTGACCTGAATGCTTTAGTGACCAGGAATTCCATTTACATTTTATAATGTAGTCCTACCAAAATGTATTGCATATTAGACTAAAACTATAAACTTTTGTTTCCTAAATGGACTTGGTATGAATCAGTATTTCTCTAACGTGATTCATAACTATAAATTTGCAATTTTGTgacaagtggttaaaaatatgaaaaatgatagTATTCAAGGCTATGTAAATCTGATCTTAAACCTACATGTTTCCAAGCTAATAGAGACATTAGTCAAGTAACGTGAGATTCCTGATTCAACTTGTAAATTCTCCTTAATTTCAAGGTTTAGAATCTCCATTTAAACCAATGTATTATATATTTTACATACATATGTATGTATGGGTCTAGGGTGGAAATGGGGCTTTTcatatattttacatatataatTTCAAGGTTTAGAATCTCCATAAATTTTACTAtagatatatgtatatatgtatatgtatatataagtaTATGTACGTATAAAGTTATGATAGGTTTAGGTTGGTTGGAAATGGGGCTCTACAATTGACTTCTACTCCATTTCAAtctaattaatatatgatacaAACTCCTACAATTTTGGGTACGAGTTGATGAATTTCATGATTACACTAAAATTATATAAGTTTCCACCAAATGTGGTAATAATTATATCAACTGGACAGAATTGGGTAGAATTGAATTGGAGAAACACGAATCAAGGTTGGTTTCCACAAACAGGCACCTAGTGATATTCTAATTACCTTTCAGCGCCTTTAAATACTGAGCCCTTGAGCCTATCTCACTTCACCGCTATCCTTCAATTAAAGATGACAATGCTTTTTCTCTTATTGCTCCTTTTTTCAATCCTTATATCCATAGGTAAAAAGCACAAGAAACTCAGAAATATCCGTCAACCACCAGGTCCTCCAGGGCTCCCATTCATTGGGAACTTGCACCAATTCGACAGTGAAAAGGCTCATGAATTCCTAAGCCAACTCTCCAAGAAATATGGCCCCCTCATGTCATTACAGCTTGGTTCAGTTCCAGTACTAGTAATTTCTTCAGCAAGAATGGCAAAACAGGCCCTGACAACCCATGATCTTGTGTTCTCCGGCCGGCCAGCTTCTGTTGGGCGGCAAAAGCTGTCATACAATCGAAGGGATATTGCATTCTCACCTTACAGTGACTACTGGAGGGAAATGAGGAAGATTTGTGTCCTCCAACTCTTTAGCCTTAAAAGAGTACAATCTTTTCGTCCCATTCGTGAAGATGAAATTTCGAGCATGATTCAAAAGATCGTAAATCTCTCATCTTCATCACAACTAGTTGATTTAAGGACCATAATAATGTCCTTGACGAGCACTATAATATGTAGAGTTGCCTTTGGAAAGAGGTACGATGAGGAAGGGCACCAGAGAAAGCGATTCGATAAACTTTTACAAGAATCCCAGGCCATGATTGGGGGTTTCTTCATCTCAGATTATTTTCCTTCATTCAGTTGGGTAGATAAATTTTCTGGGATTATTGAACGTCTTGAGAAGAATTTCAATGAGCTGGATTTATTCTACCAAGAGTTGATACAGGAGCATCTCAATCCAAACAGACCACAAAGCATGAAGGATGATTTGCTCGATCTCTTAATTCAGCTAAAAGAAGAACAATCATCAATTATAGGCCTATCTTGGGATCACATAAAGGCAATTCTCATGGTAGTATATCCCTATTTTCAAGATAATCAATTGTTGAAtttcctcttctttctttcttttttcatcttCTTTAACAAGCATATTGGTACATGGTTTTCTCAACATAAATCAAGTAAactgaaagtttttttttttttttgcgttaaAATAGTTGATATGGTCCTTAATAATAATCGTTTACCCTTTTATCACAGGATATATTTATTGCTGGGACGGATACAGCTGCAGCAACAATTATTTGGGCAATGACAGCCCTGATGAAGAGCCCTTCTGCACTAAAGAAAATACAAGCAGAAGTGAGAAAATTGGTCagagaaaaaggaagagtaGATGAAGAAGATATTCAGGAGCTTCCTTATCTAAAAGCAGTGATAAAAGAAACTCTAAGATTATACCCTCCAGCTCCACTTCTAGGGCCAAGAGAAACTACACAAGAATGCACAATCGAAGGCTATGAAATTAAGTACAAAACATtagttttcattaatgcatGGACTATTGGAAGAGATCCTGAATGTTGGAAAAGTCCAGATGATTTTATGCCAGAAAGATTTTTGAATAGTATTGTACGcgataaaatttcaagtctgcaaaacgaCACGAAAATACATGACAAATGTATGatatataaatttagaaaaatatgtAGGTACAATCTCTGGGGTTTTCTCGAACTTGTGGAGAGTTTCCCtcgattcttctcctcgaacaccaatccaagggcttcgcagcttgttcttggatccaccaccgattctttcaaatcttgatatggaagatttgaagaactGGAAAATATTTGAAAGCTCAAGCCTTGATATGCGGAAGACTTGAGGAGCTTAGAGACCCAGACCTTAGTAGTTTGGAACTTCACCACTTGAGTGTATGAGATGCCTCCTGGTGTGTGCCTCTGTATCTGTGTccttgatttggttgagagGCCCCTATTTATAGCTGTAGCAAGAAGTAGAGGTTGAGAACCTGTGTACCACtttacttgtcttgcaagacgtgcagtcatattaggactgtaccagtcaaatattatctcttcattttatatttattgataAAGAGATAAGAAATTTATCGATTGGCCAAACTCGTGGGGACACGTGACATGGCGCCGTTTGACCGGCCAAgctattgcagtatataagagatatacttggattaaataactctaaatattatccctttaatacgaaataaatatttagatatttatccaatGGACATGTGACATGATATGATCTGGTTGGTGGAGATATCCCTGCAATTTGAATTGATGTGGAACACCTCGCCTTGACACGTGGCAAAATATAATTGGTCATTTaataaccaatttttccaagtgtacgtgccatatggcaatatccgattggacaaaaatatttaatagaccaatggtaatttttagaatttaattaaaattccattatCTACAAATGCCCCCTCGAAACTTGTTTGCGAAGAGTAAAACTTGAATGGACAAGTTTCGacattcttcattttttttttttcattttgatttGAATACCGCAAGGCTGAAATTTAAGTGTCAAAATAGCCACGGGTCTTGATTAATTCGCACAACACGCCTGCCAGATTCCAAGTAGTATTTGAACTCCAAATAGTATTCGATGCTGATGATGATTAGGAGAACCCCCAGGCCGAATTACTCTCTATTGGAATCAAAAGTCCGTGAATGGACTTAAAGGCTTCACAATTTCACAGCTCTTGGATTGGTCATAATATGACCATGCGGGGGCCACCAATCCATGTGCTATCAACCCCAAGTCAAAGCATATTATGCCAAAGCTTCAAATTCACCGTGCATCATCCAACCAGCTTTGGTGGTCAACTTCCAATAAGACTCTCTCTCGTGGCCCACTAAGCCTTTTCCTATACTGACTATGTTTGCtcactttcaaattgaattAGAGTTCTTTGACTGTAGCGAATTCTTGGCCGGCAGCTCCTGACAAGTCCTTTTAGGCTCAGCAAAGTCATTCCAACAAGGAATTGACTTCCTTCTCAAATTCTTACGGAAGAAGACTTTCTCTCTCGGCCCGGGTTCGCATCAAATCTCCCCTATAAATAGCCGTGCCTAGCTTTACCCATTGCCGCATCATCAAATTGCCGCTGCGCCAGAGTCAGCCGTTATCTGTTGCACGGGATAGCCATCATCGGCTGCTTATACTCCAATAAGCACTTTCTGTTTGTCAGGTacttcaagttttttttttattcacctTGAACACGGTCAGCCCTTGGAATTTATTTGTCTTCCTGACATGTGCTTTTGACTTATATCCCCAACATATTACAATTTGCAAAGCAACTTAATCCTTCGGTTTATCTACTTAAAATAACGCCAAGCATAGCATTTGAGCTATttctcatggctgaaaatttagtctcaattttttttgtaccccctttttgttttgtttttattttttattatcttttttattattgtctcttttttgttgttcttatctttttttttttgttttgttttgttttttttgttttttttttttgctcatttACTAGGGtaataccaaatatgatatttgaaccccccctttttcttaacactaaatatgatatttgaaaatttttttttttttttttgtcaatctaTTAGGAcaataccaaatatgatatttgaaacttttttttttttttttgcttatctATTGGGACAGTATCAAATATGATATTTGAGCAAGAATTTTCCCCTTCTTTTTGCTAGAACTCGGaccttaaaatttttattttttttgccccCCAAATATTCCTACTATACATGATTTTGATCTAAACTTTGTCAACTTGCCTCTTTGTAGACAACTCAAGCTGCGCTTGAAGAGGGGTTCGAAACAATTCCGGAGATTTGAGAAGAGGCAACCAATTAGGTAATTTAATTACCAAACTTCTTGCACGAAGCTCCTGCATCCTCTAATGTTTTCTTTTACAAAATTCCAGCAATCATGCAAATTAAGGACTACGCCGTGCCAGTGCCGCATATTTCACTGACGGATGAACGGGGAGGAACTCAATCAAAGAGCTTGTCACTACATGTTTACAAACCAGCAATCGGCCCGCTCGCTGAATCCTTCATACCCCTTGAAGGATGCTTTCATCTCGAAGATTGGACTAGCAAGTGGACCAAGGAAGTGGTGGCACCGTCGACATTCTCCACTACATCGAGGGAAGAAGAAGTGGTCGTATTAAACTCGTCACTTCACAATGGAGATCcagaaatagccaaattcactcTTCCGTTCGTGGGATTCAATGT
Protein-coding sequences here:
- the LOC140009679 gene encoding 6,7,8-trihydroxycoumarin synthase-like, whose amino-acid sequence is MTMLFLLLLLFSILISIGKKHKKLRNIRQPPGPPGLPFIGNLHQFDSEKAHEFLSQLSKKYGPLMSLQLGSVPVLVISSARMAKQALTTHDLVFSGRPASVGRQKLSYNRRDIAFSPYSDYWREMRKICVLQLFSLKRVQSFRPIREDEISSMIQKIVNLSSSSQLVDLRTIIMSLTSTIICRVAFGKRYDEEGHQRKRFDKLLQESQAMIGGFFISDYFPSFSWVDKFSGIIERLEKNFNELDLFYQELIQEHLNPNRPQSMKDDLLDLLIQLKEEQSSIIGLSWDHIKAILMDIFIAGTDTAAATIIWAMTALMKSPSALKKIQAEVRKLVREKGRVDEEDIQELPYLKAVIKETLRLYPPAPLLGPRETTQECTIEGYEIKYKTLVFINAWTIGRDPECWKSPDDFMPERFLNSIVRDKISSLQNDTKIHDKCMIYKFRKICRYNLWGFLELVESFPRFFSSNTNPRASQLVLGSTTDSFKS